The following are encoded in a window of Streptococcus pasteurianus genomic DNA:
- the erm(B) gene encoding 23S rRNA (adenine(2058)-N(6))-methyltransferase Erm(B), with product MYRCNYFRSDYMNKNIKYSQNFLTSEKVLNQIIKQLNLKETDTVYEIGTGKGHLTTKLAKISKQVTSIELDSHLFNLSSEKLKLNTRVTLIHQDILQFQFPNKQRYKIVGSIPYHLSTQIIKKVVFESHASDIYLIVEEGFYKRTLDIHRTLGLLLHTQVSIQQLLKLPAECFHPKPKVNSVLIKLTRHTTDVPDKYWKLYTYFVSKWVNREYRQLFTKNQFHQAMKHAKVNNLSTVTYEQVLSIFNSYLLFNGRK from the coding sequence ATTTATAGATGCAATTACTTCAGGAGTGATTACATGAACAAAAATATAAAATATTCTCAAAACTTTTTAACGAGTGAAAAAGTACTCAACCAAATAATAAAACAATTGAATTTAAAAGAAACCGATACCGTTTACGAAATTGGAACAGGTAAAGGGCATTTAACGACGAAACTGGCTAAAATAAGTAAACAGGTAACGTCTATTGAATTAGACAGTCATCTATTCAACTTATCGTCAGAAAAATTAAAACTGAATACTCGTGTCACTTTAATTCACCAAGATATTCTACAGTTTCAATTCCCTAACAAACAGAGGTATAAAATTGTTGGGAGTATTCCTTACCATTTAAGCACACAAATTATTAAAAAAGTGGTTTTTGAAAGCCATGCGTCTGACATCTATCTGATTGTTGAAGAAGGATTCTACAAGCGTACCTTGGATATTCACCGAACACTAGGGTTGCTCTTGCACACTCAAGTCTCGATTCAGCAATTGCTTAAGCTGCCAGCGGAATGCTTTCATCCTAAACCAAAAGTAAACAGTGTCTTAATAAAACTTACCCGCCATACCACAGATGTTCCAGATAAATATTGGAAGCTATATACGTACTTTGTTTCAAAATGGGTCAATCGAGAATATCGTCAACTGTTTACTAAAAATCAGTTTCATCAAGCAATGAAACACGCCAAAGTAAACAATTTAAGTACCGTTACTTATGAGCAAGTATTGTCTATTTTTAATAGTTATCTATTATTTAACGGGAG
- a CDS encoding 23S rRNA methyltransferase attenuation leader peptide: MLVFQMRNVDKTSTVLKQTKNSDYADK; encoded by the coding sequence ATGTTGGTATTCCAAATGCGTAATGTAGATAAAACATCTACTGTTTTGAAACAGACTAAAAACAGTGATTACGCAGATAAATAA
- a CDS encoding IS3 family transposase, whose product MKTKELPVKTGATLLDINRTSVYYKGMPISQEELDCKSIIDRLHTDNPAWGARQLSAQLKKRGHQVGRRKTRRYMNEMGIDPIYPKMNLSKRMRQAKVCPYLLRNAVIDRPNQAWSIDITYIPIKRGFLYLTAVIDWYSRCIVGWEVDDTLDTRMVITALKKAFIVAKPVILNSDQGCQFTSNEYMNFLKENQIRQSMDGKSRWADNIMIERWFRSFKYEEAYLTQYNNIREARKAIGKYVHTYNFERCHSALNKQTPASCYYPILLLDDHAA is encoded by the coding sequence TTGAAGACTAAAGAACTTCCAGTTAAAACAGGAGCTACACTTCTTGATATCAATCGTACCAGTGTTTATTACAAGGGCATGCCCATATCTCAGGAGGAGTTGGATTGCAAATCGATCATAGATCGATTACACACGGATAATCCGGCCTGGGGAGCACGACAACTGTCTGCTCAACTGAAGAAGCGTGGGCATCAGGTTGGTCGCCGGAAAACGCGCCGTTATATGAATGAAATGGGGATTGATCCAATTTATCCAAAAATGAACCTTTCTAAACGTATGCGACAGGCTAAAGTCTGCCCGTATCTGCTACGTAACGCCGTTATCGACCGTCCAAATCAGGCATGGTCAATCGACATTACATACATCCCCATTAAGCGTGGATTTCTGTATCTGACCGCTGTGATTGACTGGTACAGCCGCTGTATCGTTGGCTGGGAAGTCGATGATACTCTGGATACCAGAATGGTCATAACTGCGTTAAAAAAGGCGTTTATAGTGGCAAAACCTGTTATCCTGAATTCAGATCAGGGCTGTCAGTTTACAAGCAATGAGTACATGAATTTCCTCAAAGAGAACCAGATCCGTCAAAGCATGGATGGTAAAAGCCGGTGGGCTGACAATATCATGATTGAACGATGGTTCCGAAGCTTCAAGTACGAGGAAGCATATCTGACCCAATATAACAATATCAGAGAAGCACGGAAGGCAATCGGTAAATATGTGCACACTTACAACTTTGAACGTTGTCATTCTGCACTCAATAAGCAAACACCGGCATCCTGCTATTATCCGATTCTGTTACTGGATGATCATGCAGCCTAA
- a CDS encoding transposase, producing MSRTRRNFSAKFKSELVIELLKGEKDLNTIATENNIQPNLLRNWKKEFLDKASVVFNDTREDNLKEKLALERKEKAEYAKKVGQLTMQVDWLKKKSEETLGPDYESKFSPKPFED from the coding sequence ATGTCTCGAACAAGAAGAAATTTCTCTGCCAAATTCAAATCAGAATTAGTGATTGAACTGCTCAAAGGAGAAAAAGACTTAAATACAATCGCAACCGAAAACAATATTCAGCCGAATCTTCTCCGCAACTGGAAGAAGGAGTTCCTCGATAAAGCATCCGTGGTTTTTAATGACACACGAGAGGATAATCTGAAAGAAAAACTCGCTTTAGAACGCAAGGAAAAAGCTGAATATGCGAAAAAAGTTGGCCAGCTCACCATGCAGGTGGATTGGTTGAAAAAAAAATCTGAAGAAACACTTGGACCTGACTACGAGAGTAAATTTAGTCCAAAACCTTTTGAAGACTAA
- a CDS encoding ATP-binding protein, whose amino-acid sequence MVKRLEYPIAKTDGNMALRKDGVVTAFYRVPNTPITITDTDKKKKHKITVSQVVKKLAKYKYFEVSLIPRDYLLEEKMRDFSEDLADDSKVLGEQTLNRTVGLLTKEMEIPYEYEWIVGINIEKTIVKNNLTEAVTNQLSEIAENIAGFLGFEVETLENWYEDYQEIESIIYRLLSPLKAKRLTNEELFYYQRYQFLTYIPHLREDVIANRALENVTDTVITVVEEGILKLSSIYGTSYLSILPIGRYSTIFNGFHLGELLQRLSFPVWLKMKAEFIDKSGLNGQMGRSNNRYRNIMNEAASTDTVQQDDILMGAYSLKDLMKKVGNKEELIRFGAYVTVAASNIKQLKQRRQSLLSYFQDMSVSLHEAGHDTPYLFQSLLYGQDLQVTTRKWNHLVTCKGFAELMLFTNTRSGNRIGWYIGRVDNRLTAWDNIDEAVQGSKNLVLFNATVANKEDIAGKVTKNPHLIITGATGNGKSYLAQLLFLLTSQQNVRILYIDPKRELREHYQKVISQPDFARRFPERKKQIENINFVTLDATLESNHGVLDPIVILEKENAQATAKNMLLYLLRQATQVELTQTTSLTNAITTVLERREAGETVGFNHVIELLCQDEDKKVVEVGEYFKAIIRNSILELAFSDGNVKGLSYDERVTVLEIADLSLPKDGVEDISDHEANSICLMFALGAFCKHFGERNDDETLEIFDEAWILMQSSEGKAVIKSMRRVGRSKYNTLCLVTQSVHDAENEEDSTGFGTIFAFYEKSERKDILKHVGLEVTEKNLEWLDNMISGQCLYYDVYGNLNMISVHNLFEDIDPFLKPMKQTTSSVLENKYAS is encoded by the coding sequence ATGGTAAAGCGTTTGGAATATCCGATAGCAAAGACTGATGGAAATATGGCTTTACGTAAGGACGGTGTTGTCACGGCTTTTTATCGAGTTCCGAACACACCAATTACAATTACAGATACGGATAAAAAGAAAAAACATAAGATAACAGTTTCACAAGTGGTTAAGAAGCTAGCAAAATATAAGTATTTTGAAGTTTCTTTGATTCCTAGAGACTATCTATTAGAAGAAAAAATGCGAGATTTTTCAGAGGATTTAGCTGATGATTCAAAAGTATTAGGTGAACAAACACTTAATAGAACTGTTGGACTATTGACTAAAGAGATGGAAATTCCTTACGAGTATGAATGGATAGTCGGTATTAATATTGAAAAAACGATAGTAAAAAATAATTTAACTGAAGCTGTTACGAATCAATTATCAGAAATAGCGGAAAATATTGCTGGCTTTTTAGGTTTTGAAGTTGAGACCTTAGAGAATTGGTATGAAGATTATCAAGAGATTGAATCCATTATCTATCGCCTACTATCACCGTTAAAAGCAAAACGATTAACAAATGAAGAATTGTTCTATTATCAACGGTATCAGTTCTTAACTTATATTCCTCATTTGAGGGAAGATGTGATTGCCAATCGTGCTTTGGAAAATGTGACAGATACTGTGATTACCGTTGTTGAAGAGGGAATTTTAAAACTATCTAGTATTTACGGTACTTCTTACCTTTCTATTTTGCCAATTGGTCGGTATTCAACGATTTTTAATGGTTTTCATTTAGGTGAGTTGCTTCAACGATTAAGTTTTCCTGTTTGGTTGAAAATGAAAGCAGAGTTTATTGATAAGTCTGGTTTAAACGGTCAAATGGGGCGGTCGAATAATCGTTATCGTAACATTATGAATGAAGCGGCTAGTACGGATACGGTACAGCAAGATGATATTTTAATGGGTGCTTATTCGTTGAAAGATTTAATGAAAAAAGTTGGTAACAAGGAAGAATTGATACGTTTTGGAGCGTATGTGACGGTGGCTGCTTCAAACATTAAACAGTTGAAACAACGTCGTCAATCGTTACTTTCTTACTTCCAAGATATGAGTGTTAGTTTGCATGAGGCAGGTCATGATACGCCTTATCTTTTCCAAAGTTTGCTTTACGGTCAAGATTTGCAAGTTACTACTCGCAAATGGAATCATTTAGTTACTTGTAAAGGCTTTGCGGAGTTAATGTTGTTTACAAATACACGTTCAGGTAACCGTATTGGTTGGTATATTGGACGAGTAGATAATCGGCTGACTGCTTGGGATAATATTGATGAAGCGGTTCAAGGTTCTAAGAACTTAGTTCTCTTTAATGCGACCGTCGCAAATAAAGAGGATATTGCTGGTAAAGTAACGAAAAACCCACACTTGATTATCACAGGTGCAACAGGTAATGGGAAGTCCTATCTTGCCCAATTACTTTTCTTGTTGACAAGCCAACAAAATGTGAGAATTTTGTACATTGACCCAAAACGTGAACTCCGTGAGCACTATCAAAAGGTGATTAGTCAACCTGATTTTGCAAGACGTTTCCCAGAACGTAAAAAACAAATTGAGAATATCAATTTTGTGACCCTTGACGCTACTCTTGAATCGAATCATGGGGTACTTGACCCAATTGTGATTTTGGAAAAAGAAAATGCGCAAGCAACAGCTAAAAATATGTTGCTTTACTTGTTACGTCAAGCGACACAGGTTGAACTCACTCAAACAACGTCGTTGACAAATGCGATTACAACGGTTTTAGAACGACGTGAAGCTGGTGAAACAGTTGGTTTTAATCATGTGATTGAGCTACTTTGTCAAGACGAGGATAAAAAGGTTGTTGAAGTTGGTGAGTATTTTAAAGCCATTATTCGTAATTCAATCTTAGAGTTAGCCTTTTCAGACGGCAATGTTAAAGGGCTTTCTTATGATGAACGGGTAACTGTTTTAGAGATTGCGGATTTGTCATTGCCAAAAGATGGTGTGGAAGATATTTCAGACCATGAAGCAAATTCAATTTGCTTGATGTTTGCACTAGGTGCGTTTTGTAAACATTTTGGTGAACGTAATGATGATGAAACACTTGAAATCTTTGACGAAGCATGGATTTTAATGCAGTCATCAGAGGGAAAAGCGGTTATCAAGTCTATGCGTCGTGTTGGACGGTCTAAATATAACACGCTTTGCTTGGTTACTCAATCGGTTCATGACGCTGAAAACGAAGAAGATTCTACTGGTTTTGGAACAATCTTTGCCTTTTACGAAAAATCGGAACGAAAAGATATTCTGAAACATGTAGGCTTAGAAGTGACTGAAAAAAATCTAGAATGGCTGGATAATATGATTTCAGGACAATGTCTTTATTATGATGTTTATGGCAATTTGAACATGATTTCAGTCCATAATCTTTTTGAAGATATTGACCCATTCTTAAAACCAATGAAACAAACAACGTCAAGTGTACTAGAAAATAAATACGCTAGCTAG
- a CDS encoding conjugal transfer protein translates to MEEEQLFDYGRGINAPYWIQEIKSPKGKRIWYFSTPMQVSFFVVFFLVLIVMFQLLSPLLSWLALHTHSISSLLYAILPYKIAKIYTETEPEGKKMHVFIVDWLKYWFEFKLDKRAIYQGERVDMEKEFVFEKTHL, encoded by the coding sequence ATGGAAGAAGAACAATTGTTTGATTATGGTAGGGGCATTAATGCTCCCTATTGGATACAAGAAATTAAGTCACCTAAAGGAAAACGTATTTGGTATTTTTCAACGCCAATGCAGGTTTCCTTTTTTGTTGTTTTTTTCTTAGTTTTGATTGTGATGTTTCAACTCTTATCACCGTTGCTGTCGTGGTTAGCGTTGCATACGCATTCGATTTCTAGTTTGCTTTATGCTATCTTACCGTATAAAATCGCAAAAATTTATACGGAAACAGAACCAGAGGGTAAAAAAATGCATGTTTTCATTGTTGACTGGTTGAAATATTGGTTTGAGTTTAAGTTAGATAAGCGAGCTATTTATCAAGGTGAGCGAGTTGATATGGAAAAAGAGTTTGTTTTTGAGAAAACTCATTTATAA
- a CDS encoding conjugal transfer protein — protein MKLKGGVITQIKAFLMKFSKKEKQGKQPKVKELSKRTANIMTYGFLLFFVFIGFIGLVRAISLSSQVNSLKNKVADFETTLTDSANQTSTLDVSRVQYYMTNFIYTYINYDKESAEEREQTLQDYYAFDSSTYTEELNETRTLKSQRVISVEEYKSYDLAIVKVGYEVSGNSYVMNLAVPFKIKDGLLTIVSLPYSLADDLYQGDSKSFEKNDSSDLVKLSSSETDSIKEFLEVFFDKYASSDETDLKLVMKEPVLMGGSYQVDTIDNSTALFYEGDDGQKVVQVSVTFTDKNTTDKHTENFTLYLSQSDNGWVVEKLYNYFKS, from the coding sequence TTGAAATTAAAAGGGGGTGTTATCACCCAGATTAAAGCATTTTTAATGAAATTTTCAAAAAAAGAAAAGCAAGGCAAACAACCAAAGGTTAAGGAGCTATCCAAAAGAACCGCTAATATCATGACTTATGGTTTTTTGCTTTTCTTTGTGTTTATTGGTTTTATTGGTCTAGTAAGAGCAATCTCATTATCTAGTCAAGTAAATTCATTGAAAAATAAGGTGGCTGATTTTGAAACAACCTTAACGGATAGTGCTAATCAGACCTCGACGTTAGATGTGTCACGTGTTCAATATTACATGACTAATTTTATCTATACGTATATTAATTATGATAAAGAATCTGCGGAGGAGCGGGAACAGACCTTACAAGACTATTACGCTTTTGATTCTTCGACTTATACGGAAGAATTGAATGAGACACGAACGTTAAAATCACAACGTGTAATTAGTGTTGAGGAATATAAATCTTATGATTTGGCAATTGTAAAGGTTGGCTATGAAGTTAGTGGCAACAGTTATGTCATGAACTTAGCTGTTCCTTTTAAGATTAAAGATGGCTTGCTGACAATTGTTAGCCTACCTTATAGCTTGGCGGATGACCTTTATCAAGGTGATTCTAAATCATTTGAGAAGAATGATTCGTCTGATTTGGTGAAGTTATCATCTAGTGAAACAGATTCAATCAAAGAGTTTTTGGAAGTATTCTTTGATAAATACGCTTCAAGTGATGAGACGGATTTAAAATTGGTGATGAAAGAACCAGTCTTAATGGGTGGTTCGTATCAGGTGGATACGATTGATAATTCAACAGCTCTCTTTTATGAGGGTGATGATGGTCAAAAGGTTGTTCAAGTGTCTGTCACGTTTACAGATAAAAATACAACTGATAAACATACTGAAAATTTCACTTTGTATTTGTCGCAATCAGATAATGGTTGGGTTGTTGAAAAGTTATATAACTATTTTAAAAGTTAA
- a CDS encoding Txe/YoeB family addiction module toxin: MTYQIVYSKTAVSQIKHLKASKLDKKAKNLIELIKENPYQTPPTYEKLQGDLFGLYSRRINIKHRLVYQVLEDEKVIKILSMWTHYEKGLR, translated from the coding sequence GTGACTTATCAAATTGTTTATTCTAAAACAGCTGTGTCCCAGATTAAACATTTGAAAGCTTCTAAATTAGATAAAAAAGCTAAAAATTTGATTGAGTTAATTAAAGAAAATCCTTATCAAACACCACCAACTTATGAAAAGTTACAAGGTGATTTATTTGGTCTTTATTCACGTCGAATTAATATCAAACATAGATTGGTTTATCAGGTTTTGGAAGATGAAAAGGTTATTAAAATATTAAGTATGTGGACACACTATGAAAAAGGATTAAGGTAG
- a CDS encoding type II toxin-antitoxin system Phd/YefM family antitoxin, with translation MLNTTVTNFRKDIYNLLEQTIKFNEPVNVSTKNGNAVVLSEDEYNGMVETLYLYSVPELKEQLKKDMNAPLSEFVSEDEVDW, from the coding sequence ATGTTAAATACAACTGTTACAAATTTCAGAAAAGATATTTACAATTTGCTAGAACAAACCATTAAGTTTAACGAACCTGTTAATGTGTCTACTAAAAATGGTAATGCTGTTGTTTTAAGTGAGGATGAGTATAATGGAATGGTTGAAACATTGTACTTATATTCAGTTCCTGAACTTAAAGAGCAACTTAAAAAAGATATGAACGCACCTTTAAGTGAGTTTGTTTCAGAAGATGAGGTAGATTGGTGA